One window of the Silurus meridionalis isolate SWU-2019-XX chromosome 24, ASM1480568v1, whole genome shotgun sequence genome contains the following:
- the cct4 gene encoding T-complex protein 1 subunit delta: MPEAAIAVPKGPVGGRNNGGKNNGGTYVDRDKPAQIRYSNISAGKAVADAVRTSLGPKGMDKMIQDGKGDVTITNDGATILNQMQVLHPAAKMLVELAKAQDIEAGDGTTTVVVIAGSLLDSCAKLLQKGIHPTIISESFQKAVEKGVEVLNSISQPVELSDRETLLNSATTSLCSKVVSQYSSLLAPMAVDAVMRVIDPATSTSVDLHNINIVKKLGGTIDDCEMVDGLVLTQKVVNSGLSRVEKAKIGLIQFCLSPPKTDMDNQIVVSDYAQMDRVLREERAYILNLIKQIKKAGCNVLLIQKSILRDALSDLALHFLNKMKIMVVKDIERDEIEFICKTIGTKPIAHIDQFTAEMLGSAELAEEVSLDGSGKLVKITGCANPGKTVSIVVRGSNKLVIEEAERSIHDALCVIRCLVKKRALIAGGGAPEIELALRLAEYARTLGGMEAYCVRAYADALEVIPSTLAENAGLNPISTVTELRNRHAQGETTAGINVRKGGISNILEELVVQPLLVSVSALTLATETVRSILKIDDVVNAR; the protein is encoded by the exons ATGCCCGAAGCTGCGATTGCCGTGCCGAAGGGTCCGGTCGGGGGCAGAAACAACGGAGGCAAGAACAACGGAGGCACTTATGTGGACCGGGACAAACCGGCCCAGATTCGGTATAGCAACATCAGCGCGGGGAAAG CCGTGGCAGATGCAGTCCGGACGAGCCTCGGCCCTAAAGGCATGGACAAAATG ATCCAGGACGGGAAAGGAGACGTCACCATCACTAACGACGGAGCCACCATCCTGAATCAGATGCAGGTTCTGCACCCTGCTGCTAAAATG ctggTCGAGCTGGCCAAGGCTCAGGATATTGAGGCTGGAGATGGCACTACAACCGTGGTGGTGATCGCCGGATCTCTTCTGGACAGCTGTGCCAAGCTACTGCAGaaag GCATCCACCCGACCATCATCTCCGAGTCGTTCCAGAAGGCTGTGGAAAAGGGCGTGGAGGTCCTGAACTCCATCAGCCAGCCTGTGGAGCTGAGCGACCGCGAGACCCTGCTAAACAGCGCCACCACCTCGCTCTGCTCCAAAGTGGTATCCCAGTACTCCAGCCTGCTTGCCCCAATGGCCGTGGATGCAGTCATGAGGGTCATCGATCCGGCCACGTCCACCAGCGTCGACCTCCACAACATCAACATTGTCAAGAAGCTCGG GGGGACCATCGATGACTGTGAGATGGTGGATGGTCTGGTTCTGACCCAGAAGGTAGTGAACAGTGGGCTGTCCCGTGTCGAGAAAGCCAAGATCGGCCTGATCCAGTTCTGCCTGTCTCCTCCCAAAACCGAT ATGGATAACCAAATCGTGGTGTCGGATTACGCACAGATGGACCGTGTACTCCGCGAAGAGAGAGCCTACATCCTCAACCTGATTAAGCAGATTAAGAAAGCCGGCTGCAACGTCCTGCTCATCCAGAAATCCATCCTCAG AGATGCGCTGAGTGACCTTGCTCTTCATTtcctgaacaagatgaagatcATGGTGGTGAAGGACATCGAGAGGGATGAAATCGAGTTCATCTGCAAG ACGATCGGCACCAAGCCCATCGCTCACATCGACCAGTTCACAGCGGAGATGCTGGGCTCGGCTGAGCTCGCTGAGGAGGTCAGCCTGGACGGCTCGGGCAAACTGGTCAAG atcactGGTTGTGCTAATCCAGGTAAGACGGTGAGCATCGTGGTGCGCGGATCCAACAAGCTGGTGATCGAGGAGGCTGAACGCTCAATCCATGATGCTCTCTGCGTCATCCGCTGCCTCGTCAAAAAAAG GGCTCTAATCGCGGGTGGCGGTGCTCCGGAGATCGAGCTGGCTCTGCGTTTGGCTGAGTATGCCCGCACCCTGGGTGGCATGGAGGCTTACTGCGTTCGCGCCTACGCAGATGCCCTGGAGGTCATTCCCTCCACGCTGGCGGAGAACGCCGGTCTCAACCCCATCTCCACGGTGACCGAGCTGCGCAACAGACACGCTCAGGGCGAGACCACAGCCGGCATCAACGTGCGCAAG GGTGGCATCTCCAACATTTTGGAAGAACTGGTGGTCCAACCTCTTCTGGTCTCCGTCAGCGCCCTCACCCTCGCCACGGAAACCGTGCGCAGCATCCTCAAGATCGACGATGTC GTGAACGCGCGGTAA
- the fam161a gene encoding protein FAM161B has product MDSPHRANVFVMSCLKTPVDPLTKVPLALYERARAAPNNEQMESDSEFDPDTNEGLQDEVCCPLSVADGCKLGGHIDLQELNLSNKEYYRKLDQLRRAHLCTMADLKLMHIKSLNLKSAKPINGHDRVCLLQHNRQNSTTEENLKKALSAHELQSTTYVDDDDNVHGDHINPNVSKGSLGSPKERIRNMWRGFCIYKKSSSRQQASSVSPENHPGDHQAMVESKIQRSNKGKGWRPQVTVPKPFRMTLRESKCKAVRSRAEIEHENEKLRRELEELTECQRKFRAAPMPSHVRLLLYEELQERDEERRREFRTAVQQRLLAAQKPFSFLEREQIKKQQKELNMLLSTKEQEKHKRRQFRAKPVPRAVKEAASQEREKEEKLYREIKKEMRATDMLLSATEPPSMLAKRLNERHARKEELSVDQKSSTITNHKNRFCSRVPDFDAHYRSFQKQLESKREFRPLTTCKPFKLRTANNSPCKERLAAKAEAERRSQSASMCLFVSLSPASSSVCSSASGSCEYLPPKITDAAKKRQEAVRKVLEQRKKAEQDEEKWKERQRQKEKKLQKLIAKRAQAYDPHVALAQICESKLKEFRKQDLQRRREYQEELREIQGRVKSRPLLLEQVTQMNAKRAAEKRYSEALRAFGLDQAFIKRNALASNHGCTFSGGSDIQSPHTHRKDKTAGDVENADSEDYSDADYPADYEDYKHDVEDVLMVRKNERKQEDEGEKLDEEWDPNKDREAIRSYEHDLDFDDYQDGDDCSHGRHSNTSVTSDDGQRKEDGKSVSGSQESEGGEETDECESGDKKNNDSD; this is encoded by the exons atggacagCCCTCATCGAGCCAACGTGTTCGTGATGTCCTGCCTGAAAACACCGGTGGATCCGCTCACCAAAGTACCGCTGGCTTTGTACGAGAGGGCGCGTGCGGCTCCGAACAACGAACAG ATGGAGTCTGATTCTGAATTCGACCCAGATACCAATGAAGGACTTCAGGATGAAGTCTGCTGCCCTCTGTCTGTAGCAGATGGCTGTAAATTGGGTGGACACATTGACCTGCAAGAGCTTAACCTTTCGAATAAGGAGTACTACCGCAAGCTGGACCAGCTGAGGAGAGCTCACCTTTGCACCATGGCTGATCTCAAGCTCATGCACATTAAGAGCCTTAATCTGAAGAGTGCCAAACCGATAAACGGCCATGACCGAGTCTGTCT GCTGCAGCATAATCGGCAAAACAGTACGACTGAAGAAAACCTGAAGAAGGCTCTTTCAGCCCACGAGCTCCAAAGCACCACCTAtgtggatgatgatgacaatgtCCATGGTGACCATATCAACCCAAACGTTTCAAAAGGTTCCCTCGGTTCTCCAAAAGAACGCATTAGAAACATGTGGCGAGGCTTCTGTATATACAAAAAGTCCTCAAGTAGGCAACAAGCATCCTCCGTGTCGCCAGAGAACCATCCAGGGGACCATCAAGCCATGGTGGAATCAAAAATCCAAAGGTCAAACAAAGGGAAAGGTTGGCGTCCGCAGGTGACCGTCCCCAAGCCCTTCCGAATGACCCTCCGAGAATCCAAATGCAAGGCGGTCAGGTCTCGTGCCGAAATCGAGCATGAGAATGAGAAGCTGCGACGAGAACTGGAGGAGCTGACCGAGTGTCAGCGCAAGTTCCGAGCTGCCCCGATGCCCTCTCATGTCCGACTGCTGCTATACGAGGAACTGCAGGAACGAGATGAAGAACGTCGCCGGGAGTTTCGGACTGCAGTACAGCAGCGCCTTCTTGCTGCCCAGAAGCCCTTCAGCTTTCTGGAGAGGGAGCAAATCAAGAAACAGCAGAAGGAGCTCAATATGCTCCTCTCCACTAAAGAGCAAGAGAAGCACAAGAGGCGCCAATTtcgagccaaacctgttccccgTGCTGTAAAAGAGGCAGCGTCGCAGGAGcgggaaaaagaagaaaagctcTACAGGGAGATCAAGAAAGAAATGCGGGCAACAGACATGCTCCTGAGTGCCACCGAGCCGCCCAGCATGCTGGCCAAACGTTTGAATGAACGCCATGCGCGGAAAGAAGAGCTATCTGTCGACCAAAAATCGTCGACCATCACCAACCACAAGAACAGATTCTGCTCCCGGGTCCCAGACTTTGACGCCCACTATAGGAGCTTCCAGAAGCAACTTGAAAGCAAGAGGGAATTCCGACCTCTGACAACTTGCAAACCGTTCAAGCTACGCACAGCTAACAACAGCCCTTGTAAAGAGCGACTCGCAGCCAAGGCTGAGGCGGAAAGGAGGAGCCAAAGCGCATCTATGTGCCTGTTTGTATCACTTTCACCTGCTTCATCCTCTGTGTGTTCGTCAGCCTCTGGGAGCTGTGAATACCTACCTCCTAAAATTACTGACGCAGCCAAGAAACGTCAAGAAGCTGTTAG GAAGGTTCTCGAACAGAGGAAGAAGGCAGAGCAGGACGAGGAGAAATGGAAGGAGCGACAGAGGCAGAAGGAGAAGAAGCTGCAGAAGCTGATAGCCAAGCGTGCTCAGGCTTACGACCCACACGTGGCCCTGGCACAGATCTGTGAATCCAAACTCAAAGAGTTCAG AAAACAGGACCTGCAGAGGCGCAGGGAGTATCAAGAGGAACTGAGAGAAATACAAGGGAGAGTGAAAAGCAGACCTCTTCTACTAGAACAAGTTACACAG ATGAACGCTAAGAGGGCAGCGGAGAAGCGCTATAGTGAAGCTCTGCGTGCGTTTGGTCTCGACCAGGCCTTCATTAAAAGGAACGCTCTCGCAAGTAACCACGGCTGCACTTTCTCTGGCGGTTCAGACATTCAGtcgcctcacacacacag GAAGGACAAAACAGCTGGTGATGTGGAGAATGCCGATTCTGAGGATTATTCAGACGCTGACTATCCTGCCGATTACGAAGATTATAAACATGACGTCGAGGATGTACTGATGGTCaggaagaatgagagaaagcagGAAGATGAGGGAGAAAAACTAGATGAAGAATGGGACCCCAATAAGGACCGAGAAGCCATTCGTTCCTATGAGCACGATCTGGATTTTGATGATTATCAGGATGGGGATGACTGCAGCCATGGTAGACATAGCAACACAAGTGTCACGAGCGATGATGGACAAAGAAAAGAAGATGGGAAAAGTGTATCTGGAAGTCAGGAGTCTGAGGGTGGTGAAGAAACGGATGAATGTGAAAGTGGAGACAAAAAGAACAATGATTCGGActga